The stretch of DNA TGGAGTCTCTGCGGGGAGCCGCCTACACCGTCCACGACGTGAAAAAGACCGCTTCCCGGCGCAGCCCGGCTCTGCCCTTTGTCACCAGTACTCTGGAGCAGGAGGCTTCCCGGAAGCTGGGTATGTCCACCAGCCGGACCATGAGCGTGGCCCAGCAGCTCTACGAAGGCATCGACCTGGGCGGCGACGGCCACGTGGGTCTGATCACCTACATGAGGACCGACTCCACCAGGATAGCGGAGACTGCCAGGGACGAGGCCAAGAAATACATCAGGGACACCTACGGCGCGGAGTATTCCTCCGAATACCGTTCGCGCAACAGGACCGGCGCCCAGGATGCCCACGAAGCCATCAGACCCACCTCCATACTCAGGGAGCCCTCCAGGATAAGCCAGTATCTGACGGCGGACCAAAGGCGGCTCTACAAGCTGATATGGCAGCGGTTCCTGGCGTCTCAGATGGCCCCGGCGGTCTATGACGTGTTCACAGCCAACATCCACGCGGCGGACTGCGTGTTCAGGGCCACGGGCTCCAAGATGACCTTCCCGGGCTTTACCAAGGTGTATGTGGAGGACAAGGACGATCAGACCAAGAGCGTGGAGGAGCTGCCTCCTCTGCCCGCCATGAAGGAAGGCGACCCGCTGCAGCTGAAAAAGCTGGTGCCCGGGCAGCACTTCACCGAGCCTCCAGCCAGATACACGGAGGCCACTCTGGTGAAGACCATGGAAGCCAACGGCATAGGGCGCCCCAGCACCTATCACGCCATCATATACACCATCCTGGACAGGGGCTACGTGACTCTCGAAGAAAAGAGGTTCAGGCCCACGGAGCTGGGAGTGCTGGTGAACGACAAGCTGTGCAAGCATTTCCCCGACATACTGGACGTGGAATACACGGCCAACGTGGAAAACCAGCTGGATATGGTGGGAGAGGGCTCCGTGGAATGGACGGAGCTCCTGGGACGGCTGTATGCTCCCTTTAAGGAGGAGCTGGACGCCGCCCAGAACGATATGGAGGCGGAAAAGCCCGCTCCCAGAGTGTCAGAGGAAAAGTGCCCCAAGTGCGGCAAGCCCATGCTGATACGGTCCAGCCGTTACGGCGAGTTTTTGGGCTGCTCGGACTATCCCAGATGCAAGGAGATCATCCCTCTCAACCGTTCTCTGGGGGTCCGGTGCCCCAAGTGCGGCGGCGACATAGTGGAAAAGAAGTCCCGGAAGGGCAAGGTCTTTTATGGCTGCAGCCGTTATCCCGAGTGCGATTTTGTGTCCTGGGACAAGCCCACGGACAAAAAATGCCCCGTGTGCGGCAGCATGCTGTGCGAGCGCAGATACCGCAACAGGCTCACGGGCTACACCTGCAGCAAAGAGGGCTGCGACTACAGCGTGAGCCTGACGCGCAAGCCTTCCTCCGGCACCCATGAGTGACAGGATAGCCCTTTTTGCCTGCCGTCCTCAGGAGGAGCTGCTGAGAGAGCTCATCAAGGACAGCCCTTTCAGCTTTGAGCTGACGGTGCTGCCCATGACTCTCCACAACGATATAGACAGGCTGAGAGCCTGGCTGGCGGACCGCATCGCCTGCAGCGAGGGCTACAGCGCCCTCTATTTTTGCATGGGGCTCTGCGGCGGGGCCGTCAAGGGCATCAGGGGCGGCCGGGTGCCCTGCGTCTTTGTCCGGGCCCACGACTGCATCACCTTTGCTCTGGGCTCCCGGGAGCGGTATATGCGGCTCTTCCGGCAGGTCCCCGGCACCTACTACTTCACCCCCGGCTGGCTGGAGGCCATGAAGAACCGGGAGGCTGACTCGGAGCAGTTCGTCCTGGACGAGGGCGGTATGGCGGCTCTGAAAAAGAGCCTGACGGAGGCCTACGGCGAGGACAACGGGGAGTTTTTGTTTGAGATGCAGACCTCCTGGATCAGGAATTATTCCAGGGCCATGTTCATAGCCTCTCCCCGGTCCGAAAAGCCCGGGCAGCGGGAGTATCTGGAGGACATCTGCCGCCGGTGCGGCTGGGAGCAGGTCTCCGAGACGGAGGACCTGCGCTTGCTGGAGGACCTGGCGGCGGGACGGGTGGACAGCGGAGACTTTTTGGTGCTGCGGCAGGGCTACGAGGTGTATGAGACCGGAGACGACAGAGTGATAGACGTGAGGCCTTACCTATGACGCTCCTGCTGACGGCCGTTGCCGCGGCCATAGTCCTCATAGCCATCTATATCACCGCGGTGGAGCCCTACTGGTTCCGAACGGTGAGGCTGGACGTCAGGTCGCCCCGGGTGCCTGCGGGCCTGGAGGGCAGGACGGTGCTGTTTTTGACAGACATCCACACCTCCAAATACGGCCGCCTGGAAAAGACCCTCTCCCGGCGCCTGCGGGAGCTGGGGCAGGTGGACCTGTGCGTCATCACCGGAGACCTGATGTATCGGGGCTCCGCCGGCGGGGCCCTGGCCCGGGTGCTGGAGAACGTGGACGCCCGCAGCGGCAAGTATTACGTGTGCGGCAACTCGGAATACAAGCCCTACATAGACCACGACGAGATGATCACAGCCTATGGGAACATGGGGCTCACGGAGCTCCGCAACCGTTCGGTCACGCCTTTTCCCGACGCGCCCTCCTTCCGCCTGGTGGGGGTGGACAACTTTGAGGAATGCGACGTGGCCGACCCGGCCGCGGCCTTTGAGGAGGTGCGGGACACGGACTACACGGTGTGCCTGTCTCACGCTCCCTCCAATATAGACGGGCTGCTGAAATACGGCCCGGACCTGGTGCTCAGCGGACACACCCACGGCGGCCAGGTGAGGCTGCCTCTGTTCAACGTGGTATATACCCACATGAGCCGGCTGGACGGGCTCCACGGCGGCATGTATCCCCCGGACCGGCTGTCGGAGCTCGCCGGGGAAAAGACGGAGAAGACCCTGCTCATTGTGTCCAACGGCATAGGCACCTCCGCCATACGCATCAGATTCAGGTGCCGCCCTCAGATACATATTCTCACCTTTTATCAAAAATAACCGGCAGAGGGCTGCCGGCCCTTTTTTTATGCTATAATAAGGTGGGCCCTTGGCCGGCCCGCAAATATGACACAGATAAATTTTTGAACGGAGATATCTATGAGAACCGATTTTGACCTTTCCACCCTCGAGTGGCGGCTGTCCGGATGGACTCCCGAGTACTGGAGGATGCAGCAGACCATGGAGATAGGGGAGACCCCTCTTTCCGAAGTGCCCGCCATCAGGGTAAAGGTGCCCTGCTCGGTGCAGAAGGCCCTTCTGGACGCAGGCTATATCGAAGACTGGAACGTGGGGACCAACTACAGAAATATAGAGTGGATAGAGCACAGAGAGTGGCTCTTTGACGTGGAGATCCCCGACGAGGTGTTTGCCGACAAGAGCAGGGAATACTATCTGAACTGCGAAGGCCTGGACTTTTCCGGAGACATCTTCTTCAACGGCAGCCTGGTGTATTCCTTTGCCAACTCCTACATGCCCGTCAGGGTGGAGCTGAAGGCCCCCAGAGAAGAGCGCAACTGGCTGCGCATAGCCTTTACCTGCAAGGCCCCCGCCTGGCAGGGGCAGTTTGGCCGGACCAGTCAAATGACGGTGCCCAAGTGCCGCTTCTACTACAGCTGGGACTGGACCTGCCGCATGGTGCAAACAGGCATCTGGGACAGGATATACATCACCGGCGTGGACAAGACCCCGGTGGAATATCTGGACGTGGACGCCGACGCCGACCTGCAGACCGGCAAGGGCCTGCTGGACCTGACCGCCCATTTTGAAAAGCCCGTGGCCTATACTGCCAAGGCCACCCTGTCCCGGGAGGGCAGGATCATATGGTCGGAGGAAAAGAGATTTGAGGGCTGCAGCGTGGCCATGAACTGGAAGGACCTGGACGTGGAGCTGTGGCACTGCAACCTGAACGGCGACCAGCCCCTCTACGAGCTGGAATACGTGGTGTCAGACGCCGACGGCCGGCCTGTGGACATACTCAACAGACGGGTGGGCTTCAAGCATATTGAGTGGACCAAGACCGAGGGAGCCAGCGAGTTTGCAGGCAACTGGATCTGCAACGTGAACGGCGTGCCCACCTTTATACAGGGCTGCGACTGGGTGCCTCCCTACATGAACTTCGCCGACTGCGGCTACAAGGAATACAAGGAGCTGATAGACGTTTACAAGGACCTGGGCATCAACCTGCTGAGAGTGTGGGGCGGAGCCGTGTTGCCTCACGAGGAGTTTTATGAGCTGTGCGACGAAGCCGGCATCATGGTGTGGCAGGAGTTCCCCCTGTCCTCCTCGGGCATAGACAACGAGCCTCCCTTTGACAAGGAGTTTTGCGACACCATAGCCCGGGTGGCAGAGACCTACGTCAAGCGCCGCAAGTATCACGTGTCCCTGGTCATCTGGTGCGGCGGCAACGAGCTGGCCTCGGCGAGCGACATAGGCGAATACAGAGCCACCACCATAGAGCATCCCATGATCCGCAACTTCATGAACATCTGCAAGAAGCTGGACCCCAGGAGACATTTCCTCAACACCTCTCCCTGCGGCTTCAAGATCTACACCGCGGAGCACACCAAGGGCAGAGGCATCATCGAGAATATCCACGGCCCCTGGAAGGCCGACAGGATAGAGGACTGGAACCGCCTGTTTGAGAACGACGAGTCCATGTTCCGGGCGGAGACCGGCGCTCCCGGCGCCTCCTCCAAGGACATACTGGACGCCTACGCCGGCGACCTGAAGCCCTGGCCCATGGAAAACGCCAACGTGTATTGGTCCCGCCCCTACACCTGGTGGCTGGAGATAGACATCTTCAAGCGGGAAATGGGCCGGGACGCCAAGAGCGTGGAGGAATACGTGGAGTGGAGCCAGAACAGGCAGAAGGAGCTGCTGGTGAAGGCAGTGGGCACCTACAAGAAGGCCTTCCCCAGACACGGAGGCTTTATCATCTGGATGGGCCACGACTGCTATCCCTGCCCCGCCAACACCTCCGTCATAGACTACTACCGCAGGCCCAAGCCTGCCGCCCTGGCTCTGAAGGAACAGGTGTTCCTGAAAAAGCCGGAAGAGATAGACGTGTAAGCAATAACGAAGGCCCTGCCGCGGGTAAACCCGCCGGCAGGGCTTTTTGCGTCCGGTTGGGCCTGTCAGGGGCAATTCCGCTCCCCGAGTCATCCCGGCTCAAACGGCAACAGGATCTTCAGACCGTTTGGAAAAAGAGCTTCGGCGTGGCCCGTTTGCCTTGCTCCGTCAAAACGGGAGGACCCGGACACGGCAGAACACTCAGGCCCCGTACAGCACCCCCCCCCGGCAATCAGCTTTTCCCGGATCCTCTGATCCTTTCCCTCACCATTGCCGGCAGATCCCGGTAACGCCTGCCGATGGTGTGCACCAGCTGCCTTTGCATACACATGAACCCCAGCAGCATCAGCAAAAAACCCAGAGCATAGTGTATGGCCGAGACATAGTGATTCAGCCCCAAATAGCAAAAGACATACACGGTCAACGCCAATTCGCATTCCGCCGTGATCATGCCGGGACTGTAGGGCTTATTCATCCCGAAGAGCCTGATGGCCGCTACGTGCACCGCTCCCTCCAGAAGGCCGAGAAAAGCGGCCGGAAGCACCAGCCAGGCATACTCATGCAGGAAATAAGGGACCACCGTCAGCGCCAGCAGATATATGCCTGTATAGAATCTGCTCTCTTTTTTGATCCGGGGAGAGATACCGTCTTTGCTGCCGGTCAGGAGTTTTGAAACCTGTTCTGGAAACCCTCCGGGATAGTGTCCTTCCTCCCATTCGTGGAGCACGAAGAGAAAGACATACGCGAGTATGATCTTCCGCGCAATATCAGGCTGTATCCATATAGCGGAATACGTGATCAGACCGAGAGAGATCAGCGTGTAGATCTCCAGGCTGTAATATTTTATCTTTTTCATGCTTTTGTATTATACTCCCTTGTTCTGAACCAGTGAAGTGGTATATATAAACGGCGCTTCATTGTTTTGTATTATTATATCACGCCTGCCCCGACCCGTCAATACCAGCCCCATATCATCCCGGAACTCCGCCGTCATTTCGCCCCGTTAACTAAAACCCCGCGTCATCTCTGCGCAAACGGCAACAGATCAGACCCCTCAGCGTAAAGCCGTTTGCGCAGAGATGACGCGGGGTGTGGCTCGCCGGCAGTCTGAAGGGGACTACTTATCGGTGAGGACAAAGAGTCCTCACCGCCGATATGACGTGAAGCTGAACGGGACAGGAGAGGAAGGAAGCGCCTTGCGGCGGGCGCGCAGCGCCTGCGAAATACAAGCTTCTGCCCGGATGAGGCCGGGGCAGGCGCTCTATTTGCCGCCGCTCAGGCGCCGGGCTTCTCCGGCGGTCACGGCGTAGTTGTAGAGCTTCATGTCCTTTATCAGGCAGCCCTTCAGGCCGTTGCCAAAGTTCAGATTGTTGCCGCTCTCCTTCATGGGACCGCAGGGGATCCGGGAGCGGATCCGGCCGTCCAGCCAGGCGGTCA from Abditibacteriota bacterium encodes:
- the topA gene encoding type I DNA topoisomerase — protein: MTKALIIVESPAKTRTLQSFLGKDYNIQASMGHVRDLPQKTLGIDINNNFTPEYKPIPERKDVINNLRAAAKKADTVYLASDPDREGEAISWHLKELLKLDNAKRITFNEITRQAVTESLKHPMEINMNLVNAQQARRLLDRVVGYMLSPLLWKKIQKGLSGGRVQSVAVRLVCDREREIQSFVPREYWTVSALFVTEKGEEFEAQLVLVGKKKPALACEADAAGVLESLRGAAYTVHDVKKTASRRSPALPFVTSTLEQEASRKLGMSTSRTMSVAQQLYEGIDLGGDGHVGLITYMRTDSTRIAETARDEAKKYIRDTYGAEYSSEYRSRNRTGAQDAHEAIRPTSILREPSRISQYLTADQRRLYKLIWQRFLASQMAPAVYDVFTANIHAADCVFRATGSKMTFPGFTKVYVEDKDDQTKSVEELPPLPAMKEGDPLQLKKLVPGQHFTEPPARYTEATLVKTMEANGIGRPSTYHAIIYTILDRGYVTLEEKRFRPTELGVLVNDKLCKHFPDILDVEYTANVENQLDMVGEGSVEWTELLGRLYAPFKEELDAAQNDMEAEKPAPRVSEEKCPKCGKPMLIRSSRYGEFLGCSDYPRCKEIIPLNRSLGVRCPKCGGDIVEKKSRKGKVFYGCSRYPECDFVSWDKPTDKKCPVCGSMLCERRYRNRLTGYTCSKEGCDYSVSLTRKPSSGTHE
- a CDS encoding DUF1638 domain-containing protein — encoded protein: MSDRIALFACRPQEELLRELIKDSPFSFELTVLPMTLHNDIDRLRAWLADRIACSEGYSALYFCMGLCGGAVKGIRGGRVPCVFVRAHDCITFALGSRERYMRLFRQVPGTYYFTPGWLEAMKNREADSEQFVLDEGGMAALKKSLTEAYGEDNGEFLFEMQTSWIRNYSRAMFIASPRSEKPGQREYLEDICRRCGWEQVSETEDLRLLEDLAAGRVDSGDFLVLRQGYEVYETGDDRVIDVRPYL
- a CDS encoding metallophosphoesterase — translated: MTLLLTAVAAAIVLIAIYITAVEPYWFRTVRLDVRSPRVPAGLEGRTVLFLTDIHTSKYGRLEKTLSRRLRELGQVDLCVITGDLMYRGSAGGALARVLENVDARSGKYYVCGNSEYKPYIDHDEMITAYGNMGLTELRNRSVTPFPDAPSFRLVGVDNFEECDVADPAAAFEEVRDTDYTVCLSHAPSNIDGLLKYGPDLVLSGHTHGGQVRLPLFNVVYTHMSRLDGLHGGMYPPDRLSELAGEKTEKTLLIVSNGIGTSAIRIRFRCRPQIHILTFYQK